From a region of the Panthera uncia isolate 11264 chromosome B1, Puncia_PCG_1.0, whole genome shotgun sequence genome:
- the MFSD8 gene encoding major facilitator superfamily domain-containing protein 8 → MSRLASTDEVQFPQGDIDQVAVLATNVLFFVVLFIFALFETIVTPLTMDMYAWTREQAVLYDGIILAALGVEAILIFMGVKLLSKKIGDRAILLGGLIVVWVGFFILLPWGNQFPKIQWEELHNNSIPNTTFGEIIITLWKSPREDHNEGPTGCPIEQAWCFYTPMIHLAQFLTAATLIGVGYPTCNVTSYTLYSKVLGPKPQGVYMGWLTASGSAARILGPVFISQVYTSWGPRWAFSLVCGIVVLTIMLLGVVYRRLVPFSVRHGRIQE, encoded by the exons atgtcccGGCTGG CAAGTACAGATGAAGTTCAGTTTCCCCAAGGAGATATTGATCAAGTTGCTGTTTTGGCCACCAATGTTCTGTTTTTTGTGGTTCTATTTATCTTTGCCCTTTTTGAAAC catCGTTACTCCATTAACAATGGATATGTATGCCTGGACTCGAGAACAAGCTGTATTATATGATGGAATAATACTTGCTGCTCTTGGAGTTGAGGCAATTCTTATTTTCATGGGGGTTAAATTACTTTCCAAGAA GATTGGTGACCGTGCTATTCTTCTGGGAGGACTCATCGTTGTATGGGTTGGCTTCTTTATCTTGTTACCTTGGGGAAATCAGTTTCCCAAAATACAGTGGGAAG agTTACATAATAATTCAATCCCTAATACCACATTTGGGGAAATTATTATTACTCTTTGGAAGTCTCCAAGAGAAGATCACAACGAAGGACCCACTGGTTGCCCAATTGAACAAGCCTGGTGCTTCTACACTCCCATGATCCATCTGGCTCAGTTCCTCACAGCAGCTACGCTAATTGGAGTAGGCTATCCAACCTGCAATGTTACGTCCTATACGTTGTATTCAAAAGTTCTGGGACCAAAACCTCAG GGTGTGTACATGGGCTGGTTAACAGCTTCTGGAAGTGCAGCACGGATTCTTGGACCCGTGTTCATCAGCCAAGTGTACACTTCCTGGGGTCCACGATGGGCATTCAGCCTTGTGTGTGGAATAGTGGTGCTTACCATCATGCTCCTGGGTGTGGTTTACAGAAGACTTGTTCCTTTTTCTGTGAGGCATGGAAGGATTCAAGAGTAA